In a single window of the Parvularculales bacterium genome:
- a CDS encoding P-II family nitrogen regulator: MKLVIAIIKPFKLDEVRDALADIDVHGMTVSEVRGYGRQKGHTETYRGAEYTVTFLPKLKLEIAVDDSRLNDVLDTIQGTVQTGQIGDGKIFILPIDEAVRVRTGEKGAAVL; this comes from the coding sequence AAACTGGATGAGGTCCGCGATGCACTGGCCGATATTGACGTGCACGGCATGACTGTAAGTGAGGTGCGCGGCTATGGTCGCCAGAAGGGTCATACGGAAACCTACAGGGGCGCTGAATATACAGTTACATTTCTCCCCAAGCTCAAGCTTGAGATTGCCGTTGATGATAGCCGGCTAAACGATGTGTTAGACACTATTCAGGGTACGGTTCAGACAGGTCAGATAGGGGATGGCAAGATTTTCATATTGCCTATAGACGAAGCGGTGCGGGTGCGCACCGGAGAAAAGGGAGCCGCCGTTTTGTAA
- a CDS encoding ammonium transporter: MNDIQIGADVFFVLTGAILVFAMHAGFAFLEVGTVRHKNQVNALVKILADFAVSTVTYFIIGYFVAYGAHFFYAAAILDGSSTAPGVEFAPQGLDLVKFFFLATFAAAIPAIISGGIAERARFWPQVTAVVVLVGLVYPLFEGIVWNGNHGIQDWLEATFGFPFRDFAGSVVVHGIGGWLALSAVLLLGPRLGRYQRDGSIVGIPPSSIPWLSLGSWLLCIGWFGFNVMTANSLEGISGLVALNSLLAMAGGIICSLIVGRNDAGFIHNGALAGLVAVCAGSDIMHPLGALVTGGIAGALFVFFFERCQNRWRIDDVLGVWPLHGLCGVWGGVAAGIFGQELLGGLGEVSLRSQIVGSAMGAAYAFITGYVLYGTLRFFIGIRLNPGQEYAGADQSIHRVDANPEAGIRP, encoded by the coding sequence ATGAATGACATCCAAATAGGCGCCGACGTATTTTTTGTGTTAACGGGGGCCATTTTGGTTTTCGCCATGCATGCGGGCTTTGCTTTTCTTGAGGTGGGAACTGTTCGCCACAAAAATCAGGTGAACGCTTTGGTGAAAATCCTCGCGGATTTCGCCGTATCAACGGTGACGTACTTTATTATTGGCTATTTCGTTGCTTATGGGGCTCATTTCTTCTATGCGGCTGCCATTCTGGATGGCAGTTCTACAGCCCCGGGTGTTGAGTTCGCCCCTCAGGGATTAGATCTGGTCAAATTCTTTTTTCTGGCTACTTTTGCAGCCGCCATACCGGCGATTATCTCCGGCGGTATTGCAGAGCGGGCCCGCTTCTGGCCACAGGTCACAGCGGTTGTGGTGCTGGTGGGGCTCGTCTATCCGCTCTTTGAGGGCATCGTGTGGAACGGCAATCATGGAATACAGGACTGGCTTGAGGCCACCTTTGGTTTCCCCTTCCGTGACTTTGCAGGTTCAGTGGTCGTTCATGGTATTGGTGGCTGGCTGGCTCTTAGCGCTGTCCTTCTTTTGGGTCCGCGCCTTGGGCGCTACCAAAGAGATGGATCTATTGTCGGTATTCCACCGTCAAGCATACCGTGGTTGTCGCTGGGGTCATGGCTGTTGTGTATCGGATGGTTTGGCTTCAATGTCATGACGGCGAACTCTCTTGAGGGTATCTCCGGACTGGTCGCCTTAAACTCTTTGTTGGCCATGGCAGGCGGCATAATTTGCTCTCTTATTGTAGGACGCAACGATGCGGGCTTTATTCATAACGGTGCCCTTGCGGGTCTGGTCGCCGTGTGCGCCGGTTCAGACATTATGCATCCCCTCGGAGCCCTCGTGACCGGCGGCATAGCGGGTGCTTTGTTCGTATTCTTTTTTGAGCGGTGTCAAAACCGCTGGCGCATTGACGATGTGCTCGGCGTATGGCCTCTTCATGGCCTGTGCGGCGTATGGGGTGGCGTGGCAGCCGGTATATTCGGGCAGGAACTTTTAGGCGGACTGGGTGAGGTCTCACTGCGCTCACAAATTGTGGGCAGTGCGATGGGAGCCGCTTACGCCTTTATTACCGGCTATGTGCTGTATGGCACTTTGCGCTTCTTTATTGGTATTCGCCTGAACCCCGGACAAGAATATGCCGGTGCGGATCAATCTATTCACCGTGTTGATGCTAATCCGGAGGCCGGTATACGACCATAA